The following coding sequences lie in one Streptomyces albofaciens JCM 4342 genomic window:
- a CDS encoding ADP-ribosylglycohydrolase family protein: protein MGGYGEGTNVSAAAGGAAIWGRAEQQDFRSRVRGCLLGGAIGDALGAGIEFDSLDAIREAHGQEGVTDYVPAFGRRGTVTDDTQMTLFTVDGLIRAQVRRDTGAWHPPTDVHRAYLRWAATQRDWGPDERKKDDGWLAREEWLYAQRAPGRACLSGLGDDTMGTLEQPKNPGSKGCGAVMRSAPFGLLVGWEPQLVFQLAVECAAQTHGHPTGYLAAGAFAVITHSLARGEDLDGAVQKSLAHLAARPGHEETTEALQQALGAVRQGMPTAARVESLGEGWTAEEALAIGVYCALVAEDVRHGLLLAVNHSGDSDSTGAVCGNLLGTLHGETALPPLWLAELEGRATILQLADDFAMEMTQGPALHGPGNSAPGWLERYPRA from the coding sequence ATGGGCGGCTACGGGGAGGGAACGAACGTGAGCGCAGCGGCAGGCGGCGCGGCCATCTGGGGCCGCGCCGAACAGCAGGACTTCCGCAGCCGGGTGCGGGGCTGCCTGCTGGGCGGGGCGATCGGCGACGCGCTCGGCGCGGGCATCGAGTTCGACTCGCTGGACGCGATCCGCGAGGCGCACGGCCAGGAGGGCGTCACCGATTACGTACCCGCCTTCGGGCGGCGCGGCACCGTCACCGACGACACCCAGATGACGCTGTTCACCGTCGACGGCCTGATCCGCGCCCAGGTACGCCGCGACACCGGCGCCTGGCACCCGCCCACCGACGTGCACCGCGCGTACCTGCGCTGGGCCGCCACCCAGCGCGACTGGGGCCCCGACGAGCGCAAGAAGGACGACGGGTGGCTGGCGCGCGAGGAGTGGCTGTACGCGCAGCGGGCGCCCGGCCGGGCCTGCCTGTCCGGCCTCGGCGACGACACGATGGGGACGCTGGAACAGCCCAAGAATCCCGGCTCCAAGGGCTGCGGCGCGGTGATGCGGTCGGCGCCGTTCGGGCTGCTGGTCGGCTGGGAGCCGCAGCTGGTCTTCCAGCTGGCCGTCGAGTGCGCGGCCCAGACGCACGGGCACCCGACCGGCTACCTCGCGGCCGGCGCGTTCGCCGTGATCACCCACTCCCTGGCCCGGGGCGAGGACCTGGACGGCGCCGTGCAGAAGTCCCTCGCCCACCTGGCCGCCCGGCCCGGCCACGAGGAGACCACCGAGGCCTTGCAGCAGGCGCTCGGCGCCGTACGGCAGGGGATGCCCACGGCCGCGCGCGTGGAGTCGCTGGGCGAGGGCTGGACCGCCGAAGAAGCCCTGGCCATCGGCGTGTACTGCGCACTGGTCGCCGAGGACGTCCGCCACGGGCTCCTGCTGGCGGTCAACCACAGCGGCGACAGCGACTCCACCGGCGCCGTCTGCGGCAACCTCCTGGGCACCCTGCACGGCGAGACGGCACTCCCGCCACTGTGGCTGGCCGAGCTGGAGGGCCGCGCCACGATCCTCCAACTCGCCGACGACTTCGCCATGGAGATGACACAGGGCCCGGCACTGCACGGCCCGGGGAACTCGGCGCCGGGGTGGCTGGAGCGGTACCCGCGGGCCTAG
- a CDS encoding ABC transporter permease, with the protein MTARARTSPVSQRSPARTSPLRRTSRPRLTARRFARNRPALLGLALLVLLFLAAYAGPLLTRWDHRTHDFLNLLSGPSAEHWFGTTQSGLDLYALTLRGLQKSLVIGLLVGVISTFLSAVVGAFAGYFGGWTDRVLMGAVDLLLVMPAFLFVAVLSPLVRGAGWPVFVVLLAAFSWMITGRVVRSVTLTLKEREYVKAAKYLGVPAPVIVFRHILPHMASLLIIEAVIQAGAAVIGESGLSYFGFGVQPPDVSLGTVIADNTNMAASYPWLFFFPAGCLVLIGVSLALVGDGLRDALDPDAAGAQARVKRRGKRGYGAVAEGRRR; encoded by the coding sequence GTGACCGCCCGCGCCCGTACATCGCCGGTCAGCCAGAGGTCCCCCGCCCGTACGTCACCGCTCAGGCGGACGTCCCGCCCCCGCCTCACCGCCCGCCGCTTCGCCCGCAACCGGCCCGCGCTCCTCGGCCTCGCGCTGCTCGTCCTGCTCTTCCTGGCCGCGTACGCCGGCCCGCTGCTGACCCGGTGGGACCACCGCACCCACGACTTCCTGAACCTGCTGTCCGGGCCGTCCGCCGAGCACTGGTTCGGCACCACGCAAAGCGGCCTGGACCTGTACGCGCTCACCCTGCGCGGGCTCCAGAAGTCTCTGGTCATCGGCCTTCTGGTGGGGGTGATCTCCACCTTCCTGTCGGCCGTGGTGGGCGCTTTCGCCGGGTACTTCGGCGGCTGGACCGACCGCGTCCTGATGGGCGCCGTCGATCTGCTGCTGGTGATGCCCGCGTTCCTGTTCGTCGCCGTCCTGTCGCCTCTGGTACGGGGGGCGGGCTGGCCGGTCTTCGTCGTGCTGCTGGCCGCGTTCAGCTGGATGATCACCGGTCGGGTGGTGCGCAGCGTGACCCTCACGCTCAAGGAACGGGAGTACGTCAAGGCCGCGAAGTACCTGGGGGTACCGGCACCGGTGATCGTCTTCCGGCACATCCTGCCCCACATGGCTTCACTTCTGATCATCGAGGCGGTCATCCAGGCCGGGGCCGCGGTCATCGGGGAGAGCGGGCTGTCGTACTTCGGCTTCGGGGTGCAGCCCCCGGACGTGTCCCTGGGCACGGTCATCGCGGACAACACCAACATGGCGGCGAGTTACCCGTGGCTGTTCTTCTTCCCCGCCGGGTGCCTGGTGCTCATCGGGGTCTCGCTCGCCCTCGTCGGCGACGGGCTGCGGGACGCGCTGGACCCTGACGCGGCGGGGGCGCAGGCGCGCGTCAAGAGGCGGGGGAAGCGCGGGTACGGCGCTGTCGCGGAAGGCCGCCGGCGGTGA
- a CDS encoding ABC transporter permease: protein MGRYLLRRLASYLVLVAVAASLTYFLAGLSLNPRARFEGRNPPLPEAAVTRTLDDYNLNPDTPVVIRFARWAADVAHGDLGRTVDGDSVNDDFGRRVGVSARLLLLATLVGSALGVAVGAYGAIRQYRLFDRFSTLASFFVLAMPVFVIGVALKIGATALNDGTQTIKVLGEYDAQYAGRWDPAALLNRAQHMLLPALTLIIVQVALYSRYQRSTMLDVLGADFLRTARAKGLRRRTALVRHGLRTAVLPVVPLLVYNIVLLFAGATFVEKTFGWHGMGELLVDSVTGQDVNSVAAVGLFTAALVVVAGLLADLLYAALDPRVRVR, encoded by the coding sequence ATGGGCCGCTACCTGCTGCGCAGGCTGGCCAGTTACCTGGTCCTGGTGGCCGTGGCGGCGTCCCTGACGTACTTCCTCGCGGGCCTGAGCCTCAACCCCCGGGCCCGGTTCGAGGGCCGTAACCCGCCGCTGCCCGAAGCCGCCGTCACCCGCACCCTCGACGACTACAACCTCAACCCGGACACCCCGGTCGTGATCCGCTTCGCACGCTGGGCCGCTGATGTCGCGCACGGCGACCTCGGCCGTACCGTCGACGGCGACTCCGTCAACGACGACTTCGGCCGCCGGGTCGGCGTCAGCGCCCGGCTGCTGCTCCTGGCCACCCTCGTCGGCTCGGCCCTCGGCGTGGCGGTCGGCGCGTACGGCGCGATCCGCCAGTACCGGCTGTTCGACCGGTTCTCCACCCTGGCCTCGTTCTTCGTGCTGGCCATGCCGGTGTTCGTGATCGGCGTGGCGCTGAAGATCGGGGCCACCGCCCTCAACGACGGTACGCAGACGATCAAGGTGCTCGGCGAGTACGACGCGCAGTACGCCGGCCGGTGGGACCCCGCCGCCCTGCTCAACCGCGCCCAGCACATGCTGCTCCCCGCGCTGACCCTGATCATCGTGCAGGTCGCCCTCTACAGCCGCTACCAGCGCAGCACCATGCTGGACGTGCTCGGCGCCGACTTCCTGCGCACCGCCCGCGCCAAGGGCCTGCGCCGCCGCACCGCGCTGGTACGGCACGGGCTGCGCACCGCCGTCCTGCCGGTCGTACCGCTGCTGGTCTACAACATCGTGCTGCTCTTCGCCGGTGCCACCTTCGTGGAGAAGACCTTCGGCTGGCACGGCATGGGCGAGCTGCTCGTCGACTCGGTCACCGGGCAGGATGTCAACTCGGTCGCGGCGGTCGGCCTGTTCACCGCCGCCCTGGTGGTGGTCGCGGGCCTGCTCGCGGACCTGTTGTACGCGGCGCTGGACCCCCGCGTACGGGTACGGTGA
- a CDS encoding tetratricopeptide repeat protein yields MDRRRLSRQELIRARRGDGFVGRDGELAAFRADLARDPADPDFRFLHHLHGQGGVGKTSLAQRFEQMARELGALTVYVDESVHGVPETMAEISARLGRQGSPLKSFDKLLATYRERRHEAEAALAGPDEPGGEAPPSPGSMVIARAGVAGMGLIPGVGPLAGAVDTTQLARGADRLRSRIGARLRNHDEVQLVLSPVEVLTPVFVRELGDAADAVPVLALFFDTYEATGPLLDTWLRDLLFSDRYGPLAQNVMVILSGRDPLDRRCWADHLEHVTDVPLDTFTEAEARRYLAARDVTDADTVEAILRLSGGLPVLVSTLAGSRPGAADAVDDPSDTAVERFLKWETDPVRREAALAAALPRHLDEDVYREAVDAEAADHFGWLCTLPFVSERGGRWRYHEVVRTAMLRLQRRRSPRAWTERHGRLAEAARRGREERGSGRSPAGCRWDERWRELRLREIYHALCADPRACLAEALSEVTAMARYEPTAVRLVAETVRQAGEDGDEPEVRDWGTRLTAALDGPDGLAGALTALLAGPGLDAAGQAEIHRVRGREHRKAERWQQSFADFDRSLELVPDDADAVFGRGLTHRYAGDFERAAEDFARALDIDPDQAAPLFQLGEIKRIMGHHEQALTVFDRTLELFPQHGPSHGSRAVCLRRLNRYEEALAGLTRAIELHPGYAWAMAERGMTYRAMGRYTEALAEFDRALATDPEYAWAAATRGRIALLTGRLDEAVANFGLAVALGTANPWVPARRAKAHQLLGSEVQALADYDRAIDPDVPDIPRAVFQAARAGCLRRAGRPDAAREAVGAASALAPDEPVVRYESALLATAASGVRAAAPVWEALAPFWEAPRNAEVRPPYDDDLTGPAAIAIVSRCALSDWAGARTSLAGLLGDGTPWERMAEAEFGLRDLAALWPDRDATTTGRLAAVRRALLHRMAEAAPTSA; encoded by the coding sequence GTGGACCGCAGGCGGCTCTCGCGCCAGGAGCTGATCCGCGCCCGGCGCGGCGACGGGTTCGTCGGCCGCGACGGCGAACTGGCCGCGTTCCGGGCCGACCTCGCCCGTGACCCCGCCGACCCGGACTTCCGGTTCCTCCATCACCTGCACGGCCAGGGAGGCGTCGGAAAGACCTCCCTGGCGCAGCGGTTCGAGCAGATGGCACGCGAGCTGGGCGCGCTGACCGTGTACGTCGACGAGTCGGTGCACGGTGTTCCGGAGACGATGGCCGAGATCAGCGCCCGGCTGGGCCGCCAGGGCAGCCCGCTGAAGTCCTTCGACAAGCTGCTGGCCACCTACCGGGAGCGGCGGCACGAGGCGGAGGCGGCGCTCGCCGGGCCGGACGAACCGGGCGGCGAGGCACCGCCGTCGCCCGGCAGCATGGTCATCGCCAGGGCGGGTGTGGCGGGCATGGGCCTGATCCCGGGCGTCGGGCCCCTCGCCGGCGCGGTGGACACCACGCAACTGGCCCGGGGCGCCGACCGGCTGCGCAGCCGCATCGGCGCGCGGCTGCGCAATCACGACGAGGTGCAGCTGGTGCTGTCCCCGGTCGAGGTCCTGACCCCCGTCTTCGTACGGGAGCTGGGCGACGCCGCCGACGCCGTGCCCGTACTGGCGCTGTTCTTCGACACGTACGAGGCGACCGGCCCGCTCCTGGACACCTGGCTGCGCGACCTCCTCTTCAGCGACCGCTACGGACCGCTGGCGCAGAACGTCATGGTCATCCTGTCCGGCCGGGATCCGCTGGACCGGCGCTGCTGGGCCGACCACCTGGAACACGTCACGGACGTACCGCTGGACACCTTCACGGAGGCCGAGGCCCGGCGGTATCTCGCGGCCCGGGACGTGACCGACGCGGACACGGTCGAGGCCATTCTGCGGCTCTCCGGTGGCCTGCCGGTGCTCGTCTCCACCCTCGCCGGAAGCAGGCCGGGCGCGGCGGACGCCGTCGACGACCCCAGTGACACCGCCGTCGAACGCTTCCTGAAGTGGGAAACCGATCCGGTACGCAGAGAAGCTGCGCTGGCCGCCGCCCTGCCGCGCCACCTGGACGAGGACGTGTACCGGGAGGCGGTGGACGCGGAGGCCGCCGACCACTTCGGCTGGCTGTGCACGCTGCCGTTCGTGTCCGAGCGCGGGGGCCGGTGGCGGTACCACGAGGTGGTGCGTACGGCGATGCTGCGGCTCCAGCGGCGCAGGTCGCCGCGCGCCTGGACGGAGCGGCACGGGCGGCTGGCGGAGGCGGCGCGGCGGGGGCGGGAGGAGCGCGGGAGCGGCAGGAGCCCGGCCGGGTGCCGGTGGGACGAGCGCTGGCGCGAGCTGCGGCTGAGGGAGATCTACCACGCGCTGTGCGCCGACCCGAGGGCGTGCCTGGCCGAGGCGCTGTCCGAGGTGACGGCCATGGCCCGCTACGAGCCCACCGCCGTACGCCTGGTCGCCGAGACCGTCCGGCAGGCGGGCGAGGACGGCGACGAGCCCGAGGTCCGGGACTGGGGCACCCGGCTGACGGCTGCCCTCGACGGGCCGGACGGCCTGGCGGGGGCCCTGACGGCGTTGCTCGCCGGGCCCGGCCTCGACGCGGCGGGGCAGGCGGAGATCCACCGGGTCCGCGGCCGTGAACACCGCAAGGCGGAGCGCTGGCAGCAGTCGTTCGCCGACTTCGACCGGTCCCTGGAGCTGGTACCGGACGACGCGGACGCGGTCTTCGGCCGTGGCCTGACCCACCGCTACGCCGGTGACTTCGAGCGGGCGGCCGAGGACTTCGCCCGGGCCCTGGACATCGACCCGGACCAGGCGGCCCCGCTGTTCCAGCTCGGCGAGATCAAACGCATCATGGGCCACCACGAGCAGGCACTGACCGTGTTCGACCGGACGCTGGAACTGTTCCCGCAGCACGGCCCGTCCCACGGCAGCCGCGCCGTCTGCCTGCGCCGTTTGAACCGCTACGAGGAGGCGCTGGCGGGGCTGACACGCGCCATCGAACTGCACCCGGGCTACGCCTGGGCGATGGCCGAGCGCGGTATGACCTACCGCGCCATGGGCCGGTACACGGAGGCGCTGGCGGAGTTCGACCGCGCGCTGGCGACCGACCCGGAGTACGCGTGGGCCGCCGCCACCCGGGGCAGGATCGCCCTCCTCACGGGCCGCCTCGACGAAGCGGTGGCGAACTTCGGCCTGGCGGTGGCCCTCGGGACGGCGAACCCGTGGGTCCCCGCCCGCCGCGCCAAGGCGCACCAGCTGCTGGGGTCGGAGGTCCAGGCGCTGGCCGACTACGACCGAGCCATCGACCCAGACGTACCGGACATTCCCCGGGCCGTCTTCCAGGCCGCGCGCGCCGGGTGCCTGCGCCGGGCGGGACGACCGGACGCGGCACGCGAGGCCGTCGGGGCGGCCTCGGCGCTCGCCCCTGACGAACCGGTGGTCCGGTACGAGTCCGCGCTGCTGGCCACCGCGGCGAGCGGGGTACGGGCAGCCGCGCCCGTCTGGGAGGCACTGGCGCCTTTCTGGGAGGCGCCACGGAACGCGGAAGTCCGGCCGCCGTACGACGACGACCTGACGGGCCCGGCCGCCATCGCGATCGTCAGCCGTTGCGCCCTCTCCGACTGGGCGGGCGCGCGGACCTCGCTCGCCGGCCTGCTCGGCGACGGCACCCCCTGGGAGCGGATGGCCGAGGCGGAGTTCGGGCTGCGCGACCTCGCGGCGCTGTGGCCGGACCGCGACGCCACGACCACCGGCCGGTTGGCGGCGGTCCGCCGCGCACTCCTGCACCGGATGGCCGAAGCCGCGCCCACCTCAGCCTGA